From a single Epinephelus fuscoguttatus linkage group LG18, E.fuscoguttatus.final_Chr_v1 genomic region:
- the LOC125905473 gene encoding calmodulin-regulated spectrin-associated protein 1-B-like isoform X7 gives MDVEVSAGRDSTWRRAAAAAADDAGEGGMEAQVVPLELYDSARAKIDANLRWLFAKAYGIDHIPADLRDPFYTDQYEQEHIKPPIIHLLLSGELYCRVCGLILHAEQAASLQSHQSVIQALSRKGIYVLETDNTPVSDLDLSSTPIKMSSHIHLIDALMMAYILEMISIEKVVSSVKRFSNFSASKELPFDLEDAMVFWINKVNAKMREIMEKELKMKQHFLESPSHQKVRYRRDHLSGRTLQHFPLLEDLLKDVCDGTALLAVLHFYCPELIRLEDICLKEVPSIADSVYNIQLLQEFSNEYLNKCFYLKPEDLLYSPPVLKKNVMVFIAELFWWFETVKPDFVQPRDLHEIRDVRLLLQPKSSRSHISISNVSKRGLLASSNSADVLAMPPSPDLSAKPSSLSPSHSLLPLRQRQQKVAEESTSELRNRSNSLSRDGQHQGSILAWPERRPRPLSQPVPYALHCPMEEDADSISLARSISKDSLASNIMSFTPKHMLGSGPPLPQHRLSGQSLLSHMRIEDEEEEIEEEELVAVIHPSAFSRRRLGSDMEQDELEIPSAPSTSRGTNTRRSPRLDMGPFTPDHPADSYYLEPLMPAIPKPAKEKSISLNKEEESGESRCRAAAARKAAIIVPLTSQRKAPESNRSGFMRIPVAESVPSSLRPPTEGSAGISQPEKKQSSGFFLHLSGEPDQHSPFSTTLEVGQDSDSDIADLEEDDEEDDQMELTREMVRRGKGKYLEEGEVCEFGEGEGESDKLREDSKVSERDDKEGGSGRSSPCLSTISWASSCSASGSTSVKMTSFAERKLLKLGLRDGFSSTSSSQKTTPDGSEVAPCPPWQLRGDCSSSWPGKEPSSVLGKNMAVSPSGVPSELLQLHMQLEEQRRAIEYQKKKMETMSARQRLKLGKAAFLNIVKKGGGRSDTLPLPLKYSQESSEPADRSNVKSQSCKDDSCLDALKMQANQTEGGQMNRNNRLNTLPQDNGAEPDINECSHSIDLLNVAISSIQQQMMQLSLQQDLLMKSVVSPPERVESSPSTTPTTATQSTSSTSDSRSFAVHFVDIGGSNTTPARRPPKLSSSQRSKTSERKQSKDNSKTASAKSNAQSMESRENSGGFQESGSVECSRPERSIQRNTTFRVRDDSNQRGSGEGTGCPLDITPTSPSQASEQEENKVADSRREAASGDDSSRVKSQLIEVDLSELKDPQEDGSADVIDCMAEGEQKNVLGFFFKDDEKAEDEMAKRRAAFLLKQQRKAQEARIRKQQQELESELKRDEIRRKAEEDRIRKEEEKARRELIKQEYLRRKQQALMEEQGLVKPRPRTKSRRNRPKSLHREESNSLSKGSTTPDLSCSHRGSTLSLATEADSVISGGAESQRAGSVCSMESFPMLSRASSRNMERDWENGSIASSITSTEYSGPKLFKEPSSKSNKPIIINAIAHCCLAGKVNETQKNVILEELEKCESNHLIILFRDGGCQFRAIYSYSPDTEEIVKFTGTGPRTIGRKMIDKLYKYSSDRKQFNVIPAKSVSVSVDALTIHNHLWQVKRPGSARRK, from the exons AGCTCCCACATCCACCTCATTGATGCCCTGATGATGGCCTACATACTGGAGATGATCAGCATAGAGAAGGTGGTGTCAAGTGTCAAGCGCTTTTCCAACTTCAGTGCCTCCAAGGAGCTGCCTTTTGACCTGGAAGACGCCATGGTCTTTTGGATCAACAAG GTGAACGCAAAGATGAGGGAGATCATGGAAAAAGAGCTGAAAATGAAGCAACACTTTCTGGAGTCTCCCAGTCACCAGAAG GTTCGTTACAGAAGAGATCACCTGTCAGGTCGGACACTTCAGCACTTCCCTTTGTTGGAGGACCTGTTAAAGGATGTGTGTGATGGCACGGCTCTGCTGGCTGTTCTCCACTTCTACTGCCCAGAACTCATTAGACTGGAAG ATATCTGTCTAAAGGAGGTCCCCTCCATAGCTGACAGTGTGTACAACATTCAGCTACTACAGGAGTTCTCTAATGAATACCTGAACAAATGCTTCTATCTGAAGCCAGAGGACTTGTTGTATTCTCCACCAGTACTTAAG AAAAACGTGATGGTCTTCATCGCTGAGCTCTTCTGGTGGTTTGAGACTGTGAAGCCAGATTTTGTACAGCCGAGGGACCTTCATGAAATCAGAGATG TGAGATTGCTGCTGCAGCCTAAGAGTTCACGATCCCATATTTCCATCTCCAATGTCAGTAAACGTGGTTTACTGGCATCATCAAACTCAGCCGATGTGTTGGCCATGCCCCCAAGCCCCGACCTCAG CGCTAAACCAAGCTCATTAAGCCCGTCTCACTCTTTACTGCCCctgagacagagacaacagaaaGTGGCTGAGGAGAGCACTTCAG AGCTGAGAAATAGGTCCAACTCTCTCTCACGTGATGGTCAGCATCAGGGCTCAATACTGGCCTGGCCAGAGAGGAGACCGAG GCCTTTATCCCAGCCGGTGCCCTACGCCCTGCACTGTCCCATGGAGGAAGATGCAGACAGTATCAGCCTCGCTCGCTCCATCAGCAAAGACAGCCTGGCCTCAAATATTATGAGCTTTACCCCCAAACACATGCTGGGGTCAGGCCCTCCACTGCCTCAGCACAGACTCAGTGGTCAAAGCCTGCTTAGTCACATGCGcatagaggatgaagaggaggaaataGAAGAGGAGGAACTGGTTGCTGTCATCCACCCTTCTGCATTTTCTCGACGTCGGCTTGGGAGTGACATGGAGCAGGATGAGCTGGAAATCCCGAGTGCACCCTCCACCTCAAGGGGGACTAATACCCGTCGCTCTCCCCGCCTTGACATGGGTCCCTTTACACCCGACCACCCGGCAGACAGCTACTATCTGGAGCCTTTGATGCCAGCCATCCCTAAGCCAGCCAAAGAGAAGAGCATCAGCCTGaataaggaggaggagagtggcGAGAGTCGCTGTAGAGCAGCAGCTGCTAGGAAAGCAGCCATTATTGTCCCACTGACCTCACAGAGGAAAGCCCCTGAGTCAAACAGAAGTGGCTTTATGCGGATACCTGTGGCAGAATCAGTCCCGAGCTCTCTCAGGCCACCCACAGAGGGGTCTGCAGGCATCTCTCAGCCTGAGAAGAAACAGTCCTCAGGCTTTTTCCTTCATTTGTCAGGAGAGCCAGACCAACACAGTCCTTTCTCCACTACGCTTGAGGTAGGGCAAGACTCTGACTCTGACATCGCAGACCTGGAGGAAGATGACGAGGAGGACGATCAGATGGAGCTGACTAGGGAgatggtgaggagaggaaaagggaaATACTTAGAGGAGGGAGAGGTGTGTGAgtttggagagggagagggcgAGTCAGACAAACTGAGAGAAGACTCAAAGGTAAGTGAGCGGGACGATAAGGAAGGCGGCAGCGGACGCTCGAGCCCTTGCCTCAGCACAATATCCTGGGCGAGCAGCTGCAGCGCTTCGGGAAGCACCAGTGTCAAGATGACCAGCTTTGCGGAGAGAAAGCTCCTTAAACTCGGTCTCCGGGATGGATTCTCAAGTACCAGCAGCTCTCAGAAGACCACGCCAGATGGCTCTGAAGTGGCCCCCTGCCCACCATGGCAGCTGAGGGGTGACTGCAGCTCGAGCTGGCCAGGGAAGGAGCCCAGTTCTGTGCTAGGGAAGAATATGGCGGTGAGTCCCTCAGGAGTGCCTTCAGAGCTGCTGCAACTTCACATGCAGCTAGAAGAGCAAAGACGGGCTATTGAGtatcagaagaagaagatggagaCCATGTCCGCGCGGCAGCGACTAAAGCTAGGGAAAGCTGCATTCTTGAACATCGTTAAGAAGGGCGGGGGTAGGAGTGACACGCTTCCTCTGCCCCTGAAATACTCCCAGGAGTCCTCAGAACCAGCTGACAGGAGTAATGTGAAGAGCCAGTCGTGCAAGGATGACTCCTGTCTTGATGCTCTGAAGATGCAGGCAAATCAAACAGAGGGAGGACAGATGAACAGAAACAACAGGTTGAACACCCTGCCCCAGGATAACGGTGCAGAACCTGACATAAATGAGTGTTCCCACTCCATAGATCTACTCAACGTAGCTATTAGCTCCATTCAGCAGCAGATGATGCAGTTGTCTTTACAGCAAGACCTGCTGATGAAGAGTGTGGTCTCACCTCCAGAGCGGGTAGAATCAAGTCCTAGCACAACCCCCACTACAGCAACACAATCAACATCCTCTACCTCAGACTCCAGATCTTTTGCAGTTCACTTTGTAGACATCGGTGGCAGCAACACAACCCCCGCTCGCCGTCCTCCTAAGCTTAGCTCCAGCCAACGCAGCAAAACCTCGGAGCGAAAACAAAGTAAAGACAACAGCAAGACGGCTTCTGCCAAGTCTAATGCACAGTCCATGGAGAGCAGAGAAAATTCTGGTGGATTCCAGGAGAGCGGTAGTGTTGAGTGCTCCAGGCCAGAGAGAAGCATTCAGAGAAACACCACCTTTAGAGTCCGTGATGATTCCAACCAACGCGGCAGTGGAGAGGGAACTGGGTGCCCCTTGGACATTACACCAACGTCTCCTTCACAGGCTTCAGAACAAGAGGAGAACAAAGTTGCAGACTCACGGAGAGAGGCTGCAAGTGGGGATGACAGTTCCAGGGTCAAGAGTCAACTGATCGAGGTGGACCTATCAGAGCTTAAAGATCCACAGGAGGACGGTAGCGCAGACGTCATAGACTGCATGGCAGAGGGCGAGCAAAAGAATGTGCTAGGTTTCTTCTTTAAG GATGATGAAAAAGCAGAGGATGAAATGGCGAAACGTCGTGCTGCCTTTCTGCTCAAACAGCAACGCAAAGCTCAAGAGGCGAGAATACGCAAACAGCAGCAAGAACTGGAGAGCGAGCTCAAACGTGATGAGATCAG GCGTAAGGCAGAAGAAGACCGCATTcgtaaggaggaggagaaggcgCGACGAGAGCTAATTAAGCAGGAGTACCTGCGGAGGAAGCAGCAAGCGTTGATGGAAGAGCAAGGTCTGGTCAAGCCTCGCCCACGCACTAAATCTCGCAGGAACAGGCCTAAATCACTGCACCGAGAAGAGTCCAACAGCCTCTCCAAAGGATCCACTACAC CTGATCTGAGCTGCAGTCATCGAGGATCAACGCTCTCTTTGGCAACTGAGGCAGACAGCGTCATCTCTGGAGGGGCAGAGTCACAGAG GGCTGGATCGGTGTGCTCTATGGAGTCATTCCCCATGCTGAGCAGGGCGTCCAGCAGGAACATGGAGAGGGACTGGGAGAACGGTTCTATAGCCTCTTCCATCACTTCAACTGAGTACAGTG GCCCTAAACTCTTCAAGGAGCCGAGCTCCAAGTCCAACAAGCCAATCATCATCAATGCCATTGCTCACTGCTGTCTGGCTGGAAAGGTTAATGAGACCCAGAAGAATGTTATTCTGGAG GAGCTGGAAAAGTGTGAGTCCAATCACCTGATCATTCTCTTCCGTGACGGTGGGTGCCAGTTCCGTGCCATTTACTCGTACTCACCAGACACTGAGGAGATTGTCAAGTTCACGGGCACGGGACCGCGCACCATCGGCCGGAAGATGATCGACAAGCTCTACAAATACAGCTCGGACCGCAAGCAGTTCAACGTCATCCCTGCCAAGTCGGTGTCGGTCAGCGTGGACGCCCTCACCATCCACAATCACCTCTGGCAGGTCAAGAGACCGGGGAGCGCACGGAGGAAGTGA
- the LOC125905473 gene encoding calmodulin-regulated spectrin-associated protein 1-B-like isoform X1 yields the protein MDVEVSAGRDSTWRRAAAAAADDAGEGGMEAQVVPLELYDSARAKIDANLRWLFAKAYGIDHIPADLRDPFYTDQYEQEHIKPPIIHLLLSGELYCRVCGLILHAEQAASLQSHQSVIQALSRKGIYVLETDNTPVSDLDLSSTPIKMSSHIHLIDALMMAYILEMISIEKVVSSVKRFSNFSASKELPFDLEDAMVFWINKVNAKMREIMEKELKMKQHFLESPSHQKPDLLHALTSCLLEPVEFSRVVRYRRDHLSGRTLQHFPLLEDLLKDVCDGTALLAVLHFYCPELIRLEDICLKEVPSIADSVYNIQLLQEFSNEYLNKCFYLKPEDLLYSPPVLKKNVMVFIAELFWWFETVKPDFVQPRDLHEIRDVRLLLQPKSSRSHISISNVSKRGLLASSNSADVLAMPPSPDLSAKPSSLSPSHSLLPLRQRQQKVAEESTSELRNRSNSLSRDGQHQGSILAWPERRPRPLSQPVPYALHCPMEEDADSISLARSISKDSLASNIMSFTPKHMLGSGPPLPQHRLSGQSLLSHMRIEDEEEEIEEEELVAVIHPSAFSRRRLGSDMEQDELEIPSAPSTSRGTNTRRSPRLDMGPFTPDHPADSYYLEPLMPAIPKPAKEKSISLNKEEESGESRCRAAAARKAAIIVPLTSQRKAPESNRSGFMRIPVAESVPSSLRPPTEGSAGISQPEKKQSSGFFLHLSGEPDQHSPFSTTLEVGQDSDSDIADLEEDDEEDDQMELTREMVRRGKGKYLEEGEVCEFGEGEGESDKLREDSKVSERDDKEGGSGRSSPCLSTISWASSCSASGSTSVKMTSFAERKLLKLGLRDGFSSTSSSQKTTPDGSEVAPCPPWQLRGDCSSSWPGKEPSSVLGKNMAVSPSGVPSELLQLHMQLEEQRRAIEYQKKKMETMSARQRLKLGKAAFLNIVKKGGGRSDTLPLPLKYSQESSEPADRSNVKSQSCKDDSCLDALKMQANQTEGGQMNRNNRLNTLPQDNGAEPDINECSHSIDLLNVAISSIQQQMMQLSLQQDLLMKSVVSPPERVESSPSTTPTTATQSTSSTSDSRSFAVHFVDIGGSNTTPARRPPKLSSSQRSKTSERKQSKDNSKTASAKSNAQSMESRENSGGFQESGSVECSRPERSIQRNTTFRVRDDSNQRGSGEGTGCPLDITPTSPSQASEQEENKVADSRREAASGDDSSRVKSQLIEVDLSELKDPQEDGSADVIDCMAEGEQKNVLGFFFKDDEKAEDEMAKRRAAFLLKQQRKAQEARIRKQQQELESELKRDEIRRKAEEDRIRKEEEKARRELIKQEYLRRKQQALMEEQGLVKPRPRTKSRRNRPKSLHREESNSLSKGSTTRNSLKKSLLIKAQGSAADCRGADLSCSHRGSTLSLATEADSVISGGAESQRAGSVCSMESFPMLSRASSRNMERDWENGSIASSITSTEYSGPKLFKEPSSKSNKPIIINAIAHCCLAGKVNETQKNVILEELEKCESNHLIILFRDGGCQFRAIYSYSPDTEEIVKFTGTGPRTIGRKMIDKLYKYSSDRKQFNVIPAKSVSVSVDALTIHNHLWQVKRPGSARRK from the exons AGCTCCCACATCCACCTCATTGATGCCCTGATGATGGCCTACATACTGGAGATGATCAGCATAGAGAAGGTGGTGTCAAGTGTCAAGCGCTTTTCCAACTTCAGTGCCTCCAAGGAGCTGCCTTTTGACCTGGAAGACGCCATGGTCTTTTGGATCAACAAG GTGAACGCAAAGATGAGGGAGATCATGGAAAAAGAGCTGAAAATGAAGCAACACTTTCTGGAGTCTCCCAGTCACCAGAAG CCTGATTTATTGCATGCTCTGACCAGCTGCTTATTGGAGCCTGTGGAGTTCTCTCGCGTG GTTCGTTACAGAAGAGATCACCTGTCAGGTCGGACACTTCAGCACTTCCCTTTGTTGGAGGACCTGTTAAAGGATGTGTGTGATGGCACGGCTCTGCTGGCTGTTCTCCACTTCTACTGCCCAGAACTCATTAGACTGGAAG ATATCTGTCTAAAGGAGGTCCCCTCCATAGCTGACAGTGTGTACAACATTCAGCTACTACAGGAGTTCTCTAATGAATACCTGAACAAATGCTTCTATCTGAAGCCAGAGGACTTGTTGTATTCTCCACCAGTACTTAAG AAAAACGTGATGGTCTTCATCGCTGAGCTCTTCTGGTGGTTTGAGACTGTGAAGCCAGATTTTGTACAGCCGAGGGACCTTCATGAAATCAGAGATG TGAGATTGCTGCTGCAGCCTAAGAGTTCACGATCCCATATTTCCATCTCCAATGTCAGTAAACGTGGTTTACTGGCATCATCAAACTCAGCCGATGTGTTGGCCATGCCCCCAAGCCCCGACCTCAG CGCTAAACCAAGCTCATTAAGCCCGTCTCACTCTTTACTGCCCctgagacagagacaacagaaaGTGGCTGAGGAGAGCACTTCAG AGCTGAGAAATAGGTCCAACTCTCTCTCACGTGATGGTCAGCATCAGGGCTCAATACTGGCCTGGCCAGAGAGGAGACCGAG GCCTTTATCCCAGCCGGTGCCCTACGCCCTGCACTGTCCCATGGAGGAAGATGCAGACAGTATCAGCCTCGCTCGCTCCATCAGCAAAGACAGCCTGGCCTCAAATATTATGAGCTTTACCCCCAAACACATGCTGGGGTCAGGCCCTCCACTGCCTCAGCACAGACTCAGTGGTCAAAGCCTGCTTAGTCACATGCGcatagaggatgaagaggaggaaataGAAGAGGAGGAACTGGTTGCTGTCATCCACCCTTCTGCATTTTCTCGACGTCGGCTTGGGAGTGACATGGAGCAGGATGAGCTGGAAATCCCGAGTGCACCCTCCACCTCAAGGGGGACTAATACCCGTCGCTCTCCCCGCCTTGACATGGGTCCCTTTACACCCGACCACCCGGCAGACAGCTACTATCTGGAGCCTTTGATGCCAGCCATCCCTAAGCCAGCCAAAGAGAAGAGCATCAGCCTGaataaggaggaggagagtggcGAGAGTCGCTGTAGAGCAGCAGCTGCTAGGAAAGCAGCCATTATTGTCCCACTGACCTCACAGAGGAAAGCCCCTGAGTCAAACAGAAGTGGCTTTATGCGGATACCTGTGGCAGAATCAGTCCCGAGCTCTCTCAGGCCACCCACAGAGGGGTCTGCAGGCATCTCTCAGCCTGAGAAGAAACAGTCCTCAGGCTTTTTCCTTCATTTGTCAGGAGAGCCAGACCAACACAGTCCTTTCTCCACTACGCTTGAGGTAGGGCAAGACTCTGACTCTGACATCGCAGACCTGGAGGAAGATGACGAGGAGGACGATCAGATGGAGCTGACTAGGGAgatggtgaggagaggaaaagggaaATACTTAGAGGAGGGAGAGGTGTGTGAgtttggagagggagagggcgAGTCAGACAAACTGAGAGAAGACTCAAAGGTAAGTGAGCGGGACGATAAGGAAGGCGGCAGCGGACGCTCGAGCCCTTGCCTCAGCACAATATCCTGGGCGAGCAGCTGCAGCGCTTCGGGAAGCACCAGTGTCAAGATGACCAGCTTTGCGGAGAGAAAGCTCCTTAAACTCGGTCTCCGGGATGGATTCTCAAGTACCAGCAGCTCTCAGAAGACCACGCCAGATGGCTCTGAAGTGGCCCCCTGCCCACCATGGCAGCTGAGGGGTGACTGCAGCTCGAGCTGGCCAGGGAAGGAGCCCAGTTCTGTGCTAGGGAAGAATATGGCGGTGAGTCCCTCAGGAGTGCCTTCAGAGCTGCTGCAACTTCACATGCAGCTAGAAGAGCAAAGACGGGCTATTGAGtatcagaagaagaagatggagaCCATGTCCGCGCGGCAGCGACTAAAGCTAGGGAAAGCTGCATTCTTGAACATCGTTAAGAAGGGCGGGGGTAGGAGTGACACGCTTCCTCTGCCCCTGAAATACTCCCAGGAGTCCTCAGAACCAGCTGACAGGAGTAATGTGAAGAGCCAGTCGTGCAAGGATGACTCCTGTCTTGATGCTCTGAAGATGCAGGCAAATCAAACAGAGGGAGGACAGATGAACAGAAACAACAGGTTGAACACCCTGCCCCAGGATAACGGTGCAGAACCTGACATAAATGAGTGTTCCCACTCCATAGATCTACTCAACGTAGCTATTAGCTCCATTCAGCAGCAGATGATGCAGTTGTCTTTACAGCAAGACCTGCTGATGAAGAGTGTGGTCTCACCTCCAGAGCGGGTAGAATCAAGTCCTAGCACAACCCCCACTACAGCAACACAATCAACATCCTCTACCTCAGACTCCAGATCTTTTGCAGTTCACTTTGTAGACATCGGTGGCAGCAACACAACCCCCGCTCGCCGTCCTCCTAAGCTTAGCTCCAGCCAACGCAGCAAAACCTCGGAGCGAAAACAAAGTAAAGACAACAGCAAGACGGCTTCTGCCAAGTCTAATGCACAGTCCATGGAGAGCAGAGAAAATTCTGGTGGATTCCAGGAGAGCGGTAGTGTTGAGTGCTCCAGGCCAGAGAGAAGCATTCAGAGAAACACCACCTTTAGAGTCCGTGATGATTCCAACCAACGCGGCAGTGGAGAGGGAACTGGGTGCCCCTTGGACATTACACCAACGTCTCCTTCACAGGCTTCAGAACAAGAGGAGAACAAAGTTGCAGACTCACGGAGAGAGGCTGCAAGTGGGGATGACAGTTCCAGGGTCAAGAGTCAACTGATCGAGGTGGACCTATCAGAGCTTAAAGATCCACAGGAGGACGGTAGCGCAGACGTCATAGACTGCATGGCAGAGGGCGAGCAAAAGAATGTGCTAGGTTTCTTCTTTAAG GATGATGAAAAAGCAGAGGATGAAATGGCGAAACGTCGTGCTGCCTTTCTGCTCAAACAGCAACGCAAAGCTCAAGAGGCGAGAATACGCAAACAGCAGCAAGAACTGGAGAGCGAGCTCAAACGTGATGAGATCAG GCGTAAGGCAGAAGAAGACCGCATTcgtaaggaggaggagaaggcgCGACGAGAGCTAATTAAGCAGGAGTACCTGCGGAGGAAGCAGCAAGCGTTGATGGAAGAGCAAGGTCTGGTCAAGCCTCGCCCACGCACTAAATCTCGCAGGAACAGGCCTAAATCACTGCACCGAGAAGAGTCCAACAGCCTCTCCAAAGGATCCACTACAC GTAATTCTCTGAAGAAGTCCTTGTTGATCAAAGCCCAGGGCTCAGCAGCAGACTGCAGGGGAG CTGATCTGAGCTGCAGTCATCGAGGATCAACGCTCTCTTTGGCAACTGAGGCAGACAGCGTCATCTCTGGAGGGGCAGAGTCACAGAG GGCTGGATCGGTGTGCTCTATGGAGTCATTCCCCATGCTGAGCAGGGCGTCCAGCAGGAACATGGAGAGGGACTGGGAGAACGGTTCTATAGCCTCTTCCATCACTTCAACTGAGTACAGTG GCCCTAAACTCTTCAAGGAGCCGAGCTCCAAGTCCAACAAGCCAATCATCATCAATGCCATTGCTCACTGCTGTCTGGCTGGAAAGGTTAATGAGACCCAGAAGAATGTTATTCTGGAG GAGCTGGAAAAGTGTGAGTCCAATCACCTGATCATTCTCTTCCGTGACGGTGGGTGCCAGTTCCGTGCCATTTACTCGTACTCACCAGACACTGAGGAGATTGTCAAGTTCACGGGCACGGGACCGCGCACCATCGGCCGGAAGATGATCGACAAGCTCTACAAATACAGCTCGGACCGCAAGCAGTTCAACGTCATCCCTGCCAAGTCGGTGTCGGTCAGCGTGGACGCCCTCACCATCCACAATCACCTCTGGCAGGTCAAGAGACCGGGGAGCGCACGGAGGAAGTGA